DNA from Castellaniella sp. MT123:
ATCATCAGCTGATCGACCGCAGCAAGGCCGCCCTGGAACGGGGGGAAAAGGTTTCCTTCATCACGCCGGTGCGCAATCGCAACCGCACCATCGGCGCCATGCTGTCGGGCGAGGTCGCCCGGCGATACGGCCACGAGGGGCTGCCGGAAGACACGATCCACATCCAGTGCAACGGCGCGGCAGGCCAGAGCTTCGGCGCATTTCTGGCGCACGGCATCACCCTGGATCTGGTGGGCGAAGCCAACGACTACGTCGGCAAGGGCCTGTCGGGCGGCCGCCTGATCGTACGCTCGCCCAATGATTTCCGCGGTTTCGGCCCGGATCACATCATCGCGGGCAACACGGTGCTGTATGGCGCCACTGGCGGCGAGGCCTATTTCAACGGCGTCGCGGGCGAGCGCTTCGCCGTGCGCAACTCGGGCGCGGTGGCCGTCGTCGAAGGCACGGGGGACCACGGTTGCGAATACATGACCGGCGGCACCGTCGTCGTGCTGGGCGAGACCGGACGCAACTTCGCCGCAGGGATGTCGGGTGGGGTTGCCTACGTGTGGGATCCGGAGCACATCCTGGTCCGGCGCTGTAACCCCGACATGGTCCACCTGGACCCGATGAGCGCCCACGACGCCCAGCAGCAGGCGGGCGACAAGCAGTTCTGGCACCACCAGACCCGCGACAGCGAACGCGAGACCGATGAAACGATCGTGCGCCGGCTGGTGGAGAACCACTTCCGTCACACGGGCAGTTTCCGCGCCCGCGAAATCCTGGACGACTGGAACCAGGCGCGCAGCGCCTTCGTCAAAGTCACGCCGATCGAATACCGCCGCGCACTGGGCGAACTGTGGCAGGCCGCCCAGACCCGTGACCTGGCCGCCTGAAGGAATACCGCATCATGGGAAAAATCACTGGTTTCATGGAATTCGCCCGGGTCAAGCCTGCGTACGAGGCGCCGGAATCCCGTCTGCACCACTGGAAGGAATTCGTCTCTCCGCTGACCGACGAAGAGGCCCGCATCCAGGGGGCCCGCTGCATGGACTGCGGGGTGCCGTTCTGCACGCACGCCTGCCCGGTCAACAACATCATCCCCGACTGGAATGACCTGGTCTACAAGCAGGACTGGAAGCGCGCGCTCGACACACTGCTGTCGACGAACAATTTTCCGGAGTTCACCGGCAGAATCTGCCCCGCGCCGTGCGAGTCCGCCTGCACGCTGAACCTGAACGACACCGCGGTCGGCATCAAGTCCATCGAGCACACGATCATCGAGCGCGGCTGGAAGGAAGGCTGGGTCGTGCCACAGCCGCCCTCGCGCAAGACGGGCAAAAAGGTCGCGATCGTAGGCTCCGGCCCCGCCGGCCTGGCCTGTGCACAGCAGCTGGCACGCGTCGGCCACAACGTGTCGGTGTACGAAAAGAGCAACCGCATCGGCGGGCTGCTGCGCTACGGGATCCCGGACTTCAAGCTGGAAAAGATTCATATCGACCGCCGGCTGGCTCAGATGGAAGCCGAAGGCGTGGAATTCTTTCCCTCGACCTACGTCGGCAACCCCGGTGACGCCGATGACGGCCTGACGGTCATCACCCCCGACGATTTGCTGGCGACACACGACGCCGTGGTGCTGACCGGCGGCAGCGAGCAGCCACGCGATCTGCCGGTGGCTGGACGCGAGCTGCGCGGCGTGCACTTTGCCATGGATTTCCTGCGCCAGCAGAACAAGATCAACCATGGCGACCGGATCAGCAAACCGATCAATGCCAAGGGCAAGCACGTCATCGTGATCGGCGGGGGCGACACGGGTTCCGACTGCGTGGGCACCAGCAACCGCCAAGGCGCGGCCTCGGTCACGCAATTCGAACTGATGTTCCGCCCGCCGGAAGAGGAAAACAAGCTGCTGACCTGGCCGTACTGGCCGATCAAGCTGCGCACCTCATCCTCGCACGAGGAAGGCTGCCAGCGCGACTGGGCGGTCGGCACACAGGCCTTCGAGGGCAAGGGCGGCAAGGTCGAGAAGCTCGTCGCCACCCGGCTCGAATGGCTGAAGGACAAGGCCACCGGCCAGATGAAGATGCGCGAGGTGAAGGATTCGCGCTTCGAAATCCAGGCGGATCTGGTGCTGCTGGCGATGGGATTCGTGTCGCCGATGCGCTCGGTACTGGATGCGTTCGGCGTCGAGGTCGACGGTCGCGGTAACGCGCGGGCGAACACGAACGATTACTGCAGCAACCGGGAAAAAGTCTTTGCCGCCGGCGATATGCGGCGCGGCCAGTCGCTGGTGGTCTGGGCGATCCGCGAAGGCCGTCAATGCGCGCGGTCGGTGGACGAGTATCTGATGGGATCGTCGGTGCTGCCGCGCTGACTGCCGGCGGGCCCGGCGTCCGGCAATGCCGGCGTCAGACCCGCCAGGCGCTGTCCGCTCAATGCGGCAGCTGGACCTCCTGCCAGCCGGGATGGTCGAAATATTCGCTATAACGATTCAGCGCCTGCGCCAGGCGAACGACACCGTCGGCGCGGGGCTGGCCCGCCTGCTTGCCGCCGATGACTTCGGCACCGTTGACCATATCCGCCAGAATGACGTGCAGGGCGGCGTCGGCTTGCGGCGTCAGCTTGCAGTTTTCGACGATATAGGCGAATTCCTGATTGGCTTTCGTACCCAGCGCGTCATATTGCGCGTCGGTCAAGGTGCCGGCATGGGCCGCCGGCAGACTCTGGTTGACCGCCTGCGCCAGATTGCCCATGGCCCGACGCAACGGGGCATCGGTCGCCCATTTCTGACCATGATCCAGGGTCAGCGCCGTCGATGCGGCAGAACCATGATCATGCGTTTGCGCTAGCGTGGGGCCGGCGGACAAGGCGAGGGGCAGGGCGAGGCTCAGGGCGAGCAGAAGGCGGGGGGCTTGGATGGACATGTTTCATCTCCGTGAAAAGGACAAATATCGGTCTGACATCTGCTCTAACGGACCATCCGGAAAAAAGTTCCATCCATCCCGCAATCGCCACCGTCAAGGATGCGGCGCTGTCTGGTGCAGGCGCTCCGCCTGGGTGGCCTGGCCTGCCTGCGCGGCATATTCCTGCATCAACAGGCTCCTGAGGACATCTTGCTGATGGGCATCCAGCACGCCACGTTCGGCCAGCAACTGGCGAATCACGCGTTTCTGCTGACTGTCCTGCAAGGCGGCGATCCGCTCCTGGATGCTGGCCAGGCGCGCCTCGTCCGGGTGCGCGGCAAAGATCTCATCCAGCAAGGCCTGACGCTGCACGCGGATGGCCGCCCAGTTCCCGGCCAGGTCGCTCACGAACGGCCCCTCGAGCGCGGTCCAGGCTGTCCGTTGCGCGGCCGACAGGTTCAGGCGCTGCGCCAGGGGCGCCATGGCCTCCTGCCGGTCCTGCGCGGGACCGAGCCAGTGGCGCTGAACGGCCGTGGCCAGGAAACCGACATTGAGGGCCAGGGAGACAGCCAGCAATGTGTTGCGGAGTCGGGCTGTCATGTGCGCTCCCGGGGGGTTCCGCACAAGCCGGCCGCGGCACACAGCCCGCCCGGGGGCACCGGATCAAAACTGTCCATCCGCGCCGTCACTGCCAGGGACTGCGCGGGCCCCGCCACGGGCAAGGACCAGTCCGCCAGTCCGACGCCAGCCGCCAAAGAAGCCGCGACCGCCAGCCCGGCCGGCAGCTGCGTCCACCAGGACGAGCCGTCCCGCCAGAATTTCCAGCGGAAGCGGCCGCGCGAGGAAACCGTCGGGGACGCCTTCCAGGCACCGGACAGGTCTGACGCCCCACCCGGGTCGGGCAAGGCCCGCAGGTCGGCGGACAGGGATTGGAGCACCGCCAGTTCCGCTGCGCAGATGGGGCAGGACCGGACATGCCCCAGGATCTGTGATCGTCGCCTGTCCGTGCATTCCGGATCGAGGCTGGCGGACAGCAATAGCGTGTGGGGACAAGGCATGGATATTTCCTCGGTCAAGTTCTCAGGGCGGCGAGCAACGCCGTCCGGGCACGGGCAATACGTGAGCGCACGGTGCCCAGGTTCAGATCCAGCGTGTGCGCAATATCCTCATAGGACATTTCCTCGATCTCGCGCAGCAGCAGGACCTCGCGATGCGCCGGCGCCAGAGTGGCCAGAGCCCGTTCCAGCTCGCGCGCCCTTTGTCGGGTTTCAAGCTGCTTTTCCGGTCCGGGGGCGGGGTCCGGCACGTCGAGACCCTCGTCCAGCGGCTCCAGGCGCACATGTTTCGCACGCCGCAAGTGGTCCAGCGCCAGGTTGTGTGCAATCCGGAACAGCCAGGTCAGGAACCGCGCCTCCGGTTGCCAGGTCCGGATCGCCTGGTAAGCCCGCAAAAAGGTGTCCTGCGTCAACTCGCGCGCGATTTCCGGGACCCCGATCAACCGCACGAGATAACGATGGACGGCGCCCTGATGCCGCGTTACCAGCCAGGCATAGGCGTTCGCATCCCCGGCACTGGCGCGCACCGCATAGCGCATATCCTCGAGGTCGGCATCCGCGTTCACCCCTTCTCCAACGAATGGCGGCGCAAAAAGTTCCCGCTCGACTGATCCCGGTGACAAGGGCGTCTCGGCCCCACTGATCAGCACAGGTACAATGTTAAACCGATGCGGCCAATTGACCCCCGATGAGTTCAACCAATCCCACCGATCCTGTCGTAACCTTCGCCGGCGCCTCGTTAGGCTACGGAGACTTCACCGTGTTGCGCGACATCGACCTGCAGGTCATGCCGAAACAGGTCGTGGCCATGATGGGCGGATCCGGATCGGGCAAGACCACGCTGCTGCGCGCCGCGACCGGCCAGCTGCAGGCGCAATCCGGGCGCATCACGGTCTTTGGCCAGGATATGGCCCGGATACACGGCGAACCCCTGCGCGAACTTCGCCAGCGCATGGGCGTCTTGTTCCAGGGCGGCGCACTGTTCACGGACTTGAACGTCTTCGAGAACGTCGCCTTTCCGTTGCGTGAACACACCTGCATTTCAGAACAACAGATTCTGGAACGCGTCCTGGATAAACTCCAGGCGGTCGGCCTGCGTCATGCGGCCCACCTGCGCATCTCGGAAATTTCCGGCGGCATGGCACGGCGCGTCGCATTGGCCCGGGCTATCGTGCTGGAACCCGAACTGATCCTGTACGACGAACCCTTCGCGGGCCTGGATCCGATTTCCCTGGGCATCACGGCGCAGCTGATCCGCCGCATGACCGACACACTGGGCTGCGCCTCGATCCTGATTACCCACGACGTCGCGAAATCCTTCCCCATCGCGGACCAGATCTATCTGATCGGACAAGGACGGTTGATCGCCCATGGCACGCCAGCCGAGCTCTCCGCCTCCCGGGACGAGTACCTGCAACAATTCCTGGAAGGCCGGCCCGATGGCCCCATCGGATTCCACTACCCGCTGACGCCGGCCTTCGAGCGCTGGTTCGCGGCACAACGGGGAACCGCATGAATCGCCCCTCTCTTCATATTGCCTCCCTGGGCCACAATTTCGTGTCGATGGTGGTCGGCCTGGGCGCCTTCGTCCGCCTGTTCTTCGCCATCCTGGCCCGCAGCGGCATCCTGTGGCGCCGTCCTCGGCTGACCGCCCAGCAGGTGCACTTCATCGGCAATCACTCGCTGCTGATCATCAGCGTGTCCGGCTTGTTCGTCGGCTTCGTTCTGGGGCTACAGGGCTATTACACACTGGAACGCTATGGCTCCGAGGAAGCCCTGGGCCTGCTGGTTGCGCTATCGCTGGTGCGCGAACTGGGTCCGGTGGTCACGGCGCTGCTCTTTGCCGGCCGGGCCGGCACGTCGCTCACGGCCGAGATCGGGCTGATGAAAGCGGGCGAACAGCTGTCGGCCATGGAGGTCATGGCCGTGGACCCGGTGCGCCGGGTCCTGACGCCCAGATTCTGGGGGGGCGTGATTGCCATGCCGGTGCTGGCGGCGGTCTTTTCCATGGTCGGCATCCTGGGGGGCTGGTTCGTCGGCGTCGTGCTGATCGGCATCGACCCAGGGGCCTTCTGGTCGCAGATGCAGGGCGGGGTCGACGTGGTAAAAGACGTGCTCAATGGCGTCATCAAGAGCCTGGTGTTCGGCGTCGTGGTCACCCTGATCGCACTCTACCAAGGCTGGACGTCCCGGGCTACCCCGGAAGGAGTGTCCCGGGCCACCACCCGCACGGTGGTCAGCGGCGCGCTGGCCGTGCTGGGGCTGGATTTCCTGTTGACGGCGCTGATGTTCGCGCACTAAGGATCGATTTTCATGACACGCGAAAAAACGGATTTTTGGGTTGGCCTGTTCATTCTGCTGGGCCTGATCGCTCTGGTGTTCCTGGCCCTGCGCGCCGGCAACATGAGTTCTTTCTCCTTCGCGCCGACATACCAGGTGCATGCCGATTTCGACAACATCGGCGGGCTGAAGGTGCGCGCACCGGTCAAAAGCAGCGGCGTCGTGGTCGGCCGGGTCGCCTCGGTCGGCTTCGACAACCAGCGCTTCCAGGCAACCGTCACGCTGGACATGGAAAAACAGTACACATTTCCAGAGGATACGTCGGCCTCGATCCTGACATCGGGTCTGCTGGGCGAGCAATACGTCGGCCTGACACCGGGCGGCGAGGACAAGAACCTGGCCGACGGCGGCACGATCCGGTTCACGCAATCGGCAGTCGTACTCGAAGACCTGATCAGCAAGTTCCTGTATAACTCGGCGGAAAAGGGCGGGTCGGCCGCGCCGGCTACGAATGGCGCCCCGACCGGCTCGCCGACGCCACCTGCGGTGCCGTCATCCGGTTCCCCGGCCGGCGCCGCACCTGCCGCCACGCATTAAACGGTTACAATACGCAACCCATTTCGTCCGACGGCTCGTCCGTCGACCGCTTGAACCGTTCCATGACTGCGATCCACACACATCTTCGATCCGTTCCGCGCCGCTCACTGACCCGCGCCAGTCTGGCGCTGGCCTCTGTCGCGCTGATGGCCGGCTGTGCCCAGGTACCCCACCCGTCACCCAACGACCCCTGGGAATCCTATAACCGTGGCGTATACACCTTCAACGACACTGTGGATCGCGCGGTACTGAAGCCAATCGCCACCGGCTACGAAAAGGTCACCCCCCAGCCGGTGCGCACCTGTGTCCACAACATCTTCGGCAACCTGGGCGACGTCTGGTCGGCCGTCAACAGCCTGCTGCAGGGGCGCGGGCGCGACTTCGTGGATACCTTCGGACGCGTGCTGTTCAACACCACGGCAGGTCTGGGCGGCTGCATCGACATTGCTTCCATGCACGGGGCGCGCAAGATCCCCAATGACTTCGGCATGACGCTGGGCGTTTGGGGTTTCGGCCACGGCCCTTACATGGTGCTGCCATTCCTGGGACCCAGCACGGTACGTGATGGCGTGGGCACGGCCGTCACCCTGGCCGCCCCGGTGACCCCGACGGCCGCGGTCTTCGCCATCGACGACATCCCGGTTCGCAATTCGATCCTGGGCTTGTATATTGTGGATACACGGGCCGGCCTGCTGGAAGCCGACCGCCTGGTGGATCAGATCGCCCTGGACAAATACAGTTTCATCCGAGACGCGTATCTGCAGCGCCGCAAGGCTATGCTGGACAGCCGCCGCCAAAGCGAACGCGCCAGCACCCAGGACACGCTGGATCACACCGCCAGCCCTGCCCAGACCGACCTGCCGGTCTACGAGGATCCGGACGCCCAGCCCACCCGGTAGCAACCCGCCGGCGCGGGCCCGGTCCGTCCGTGCCCACGCCGGAAACCCGGGCGCGCGGGACGATCCCGGCGCCCTTGGAGTCCCTGATGATGATTTCGCCATTCTTTAACCTGCGCCGGATCGGGCAACTGTGCCTGCTGAGCGCCACCCTGGGCCTTGGTGCCCTGCCCATCGCTCACGCTGAACGGCCGGTCGACCCGAAAGCCG
Protein-coding regions in this window:
- a CDS encoding glutamate synthase subunit beta encodes the protein MGKITGFMEFARVKPAYEAPESRLHHWKEFVSPLTDEEARIQGARCMDCGVPFCTHACPVNNIIPDWNDLVYKQDWKRALDTLLSTNNFPEFTGRICPAPCESACTLNLNDTAVGIKSIEHTIIERGWKEGWVVPQPPSRKTGKKVAIVGSGPAGLACAQQLARVGHNVSVYEKSNRIGGLLRYGIPDFKLEKIHIDRRLAQMEAEGVEFFPSTYVGNPGDADDGLTVITPDDLLATHDAVVLTGGSEQPRDLPVAGRELRGVHFAMDFLRQQNKINHGDRISKPINAKGKHVIVIGGGDTGSDCVGTSNRQGAASVTQFELMFRPPEEENKLLTWPYWPIKLRTSSSHEEGCQRDWAVGTQAFEGKGGKVEKLVATRLEWLKDKATGQMKMREVKDSRFEIQADLVLLAMGFVSPMRSVLDAFGVEVDGRGNARANTNDYCSNREKVFAAGDMRRGQSLVVWAIREGRQCARSVDEYLMGSSVLPR
- a CDS encoding periplasmic heavy metal sensor; this translates as MTARLRNTLLAVSLALNVGFLATAVQRHWLGPAQDRQEAMAPLAQRLNLSAAQRTAWTALEGPFVSDLAGNWAAIRVQRQALLDEIFAAHPDEARLASIQERIAALQDSQQKRVIRQLLAERGVLDAHQQDVLRSLLMQEYAAQAGQATQAERLHQTAPHP
- a CDS encoding sigma-70 family RNA polymerase sigma factor, whose product is MNADADLEDMRYAVRASAGDANAYAWLVTRHQGAVHRYLVRLIGVPEIARELTQDTFLRAYQAIRTWQPEARFLTWLFRIAHNLALDHLRRAKHVRLEPLDEGLDVPDPAPGPEKQLETRQRARELERALATLAPAHREVLLLREIEEMSYEDIAHTLDLNLGTVRSRIARARTALLAALRT
- a CDS encoding ABC transporter ATP-binding protein; amino-acid sequence: MSSTNPTDPVVTFAGASLGYGDFTVLRDIDLQVMPKQVVAMMGGSGSGKTTLLRAATGQLQAQSGRITVFGQDMARIHGEPLRELRQRMGVLFQGGALFTDLNVFENVAFPLREHTCISEQQILERVLDKLQAVGLRHAAHLRISEISGGMARRVALARAIVLEPELILYDEPFAGLDPISLGITAQLIRRMTDTLGCASILITHDVAKSFPIADQIYLIGQGRLIAHGTPAELSASRDEYLQQFLEGRPDGPIGFHYPLTPAFERWFAAQRGTA
- the mlaE gene encoding lipid asymmetry maintenance ABC transporter permease subunit MlaE, producing MNRPSLHIASLGHNFVSMVVGLGAFVRLFFAILARSGILWRRPRLTAQQVHFIGNHSLLIISVSGLFVGFVLGLQGYYTLERYGSEEALGLLVALSLVRELGPVVTALLFAGRAGTSLTAEIGLMKAGEQLSAMEVMAVDPVRRVLTPRFWGGVIAMPVLAAVFSMVGILGGWFVGVVLIGIDPGAFWSQMQGGVDVVKDVLNGVIKSLVFGVVVTLIALYQGWTSRATPEGVSRATTRTVVSGALAVLGLDFLLTALMFAH
- the mlaD gene encoding outer membrane lipid asymmetry maintenance protein MlaD, whose product is MTREKTDFWVGLFILLGLIALVFLALRAGNMSSFSFAPTYQVHADFDNIGGLKVRAPVKSSGVVVGRVASVGFDNQRFQATVTLDMEKQYTFPEDTSASILTSGLLGEQYVGLTPGGEDKNLADGGTIRFTQSAVVLEDLISKFLYNSAEKGGSAAPATNGAPTGSPTPPAVPSSGSPAGAAPAATH
- a CDS encoding MlaA family lipoprotein is translated as MTAIHTHLRSVPRRSLTRASLALASVALMAGCAQVPHPSPNDPWESYNRGVYTFNDTVDRAVLKPIATGYEKVTPQPVRTCVHNIFGNLGDVWSAVNSLLQGRGRDFVDTFGRVLFNTTAGLGGCIDIASMHGARKIPNDFGMTLGVWGFGHGPYMVLPFLGPSTVRDGVGTAVTLAAPVTPTAAVFAIDDIPVRNSILGLYIVDTRAGLLEADRLVDQIALDKYSFIRDAYLQRRKAMLDSRRQSERASTQDTLDHTASPAQTDLPVYEDPDAQPTR